Within bacterium, the genomic segment ACACTACCTCGCGGCTCTCGATCGCGAACTCGACACCGATCCGACCGACACCGATTCGCCGTTCTGACGAGAAACCAGCACTCGCGCGCGACCACGGCTAGATGATCAGATTTCTACGGTTTCTCGTGATCGCCAACAGAGCGGCAATCAGCTTGACGCGAAACCCTCGCTTTCGCAGCTCTCGCGCCCAGTGGTGGGACGATGCGCAGGCCTCCATTCCTATCTCGGCATTCGGCGCGAGCCGGGCGCACAACGCCTCGAGCCACTCGCTCCGCTTGAGCTTTGCCTGCCACGCCGGCTGGTCATCACCGTTGACCCCATGAACGTGAAAGACAGATTTCGCAATGTCGACTCCGGCTCGGGTAATCTTCATCTTGGACTTCTCCTCATCCTTTGAATGGTTGGTCAACACCACCATTCTGGCGCGTCGACGCCGGCTCGGGTGAGGAGGAGTCCATCCCATTGCTTTTGGGTGTTCACCGAGGCATGGCCGAGCGAACGGAAGATCTCGCCACCAACGTCGAAGACATCATCGCGCAGTGTCGCCATCACGTGTATGGACCCGTCTTCTGCCAACGTTGCGAGGCCGGAATCGCCTACGACGAGGTGCGGGGCTCAAACAACGATGGGAACCAGATCTTTCCTTGCACCCTCTACGACGATGAGGTCGCCTCCATCCCGTGCGCGAATCGGGATCCATTCACCCGGGACGAGGCCGAGGCCCGGCTCAAGCAGATTCGAGCGGATGGGGACAAATTTCTCGCGCAGATCCGCGTCGTCCGGCCTCTCATCGTGGACCACTTCGAGCCCGGATCCGAGGGACTCATCGACTGTCCCTACTACTCGGGTCGAATCCATTTCACCGTCGCCGCCTCCAACGGGCACGTCCATGCAAGGTGCAACTCCACCGATTGCGTAAATTGGATGGAGTAGGCAGTGCCGCCCTCTCTCTTGGAACCGATATACCAACGCTCCTTGGAGACGCGATCCGCTCTGCCAACGGAGCAGAAAACGGGCTTCCGGCTGACGAGGCGACAGTGCACAGCTACTCGCCTTCCAGCTTGTACATCGCCTTCAGGAGACGACTTCTCTCTGGCCCCGGTGGCGCATGGTTCAACCGCTTGCTGATCTCGATGAACTGCTCGCGCAGCGAGTGGGCCCCCGGACTCTTGTAGACCCGCGCCGCCCACTCCCTTTCCTCGTCGCTCCAGAGCCCGAGGTACGGCTCG encodes:
- a CDS encoding transposase, with the protein product MKITRAGVDIAKSVFHVHGVNGDDQPAWQAKLKRSEWLEALCARLAPNAEIGMEACASSHHWARELRKRGFRVKLIAALLAITRNRRNLII